From the Cucurbita pepo subsp. pepo cultivar mu-cu-16 chromosome LG05, ASM280686v2, whole genome shotgun sequence genome, one window contains:
- the LOC111796136 gene encoding BAG family molecular chaperone regulator 2-like: MLRTKTKAPAPPPTNGISGGGGDSRPMDWEMRPGGMLVQKRTDAEKNSVSAPVVRVRVKYGSVYHEISISSQASFGELKKKLVGPTGLHHQDQKLLYKEKERDSKAFLDVCGVKDGSKILLVEDPISQEKRLLELRKNAKIQKASNSISQISLDVDRLAGQVSALESVIGKGGKVAEKTVLSLIELLMDQLIKLDGIVGDGDVKLQRKMQVRRVQKYVETLDILKIKNEKQTPVQVQPRNSDGLKQLQPSTENSSSSVHERKSTSETVVTTRWEIFDAMPPLVPTSSSTAISAANNNNHVHPKFNWEFFD, from the exons GAAGACGAAAGCCCCAGCACCGCCGCCGACAAATGGAATctccggcggcggcggcgattCGCGGCCGATGGATTGGGAAATGAGACCCGGTGGAATGCTGGTTCAGAAGCGAACCGACGCGGAGAAAAACTCGGTTTCGGCTCCGGTTGTACGAGTCCGGGTCAAGTACGGCTCCGTCTACCATGAAATCTCCATTAGCTCTCAAGCTTCTTTTG GTGAGTTGAAGAAAAAGCTGGTGGGTCCGACAGGGCTGCACCACCAGGACCAGAAACTGTTGtacaaagagaaagagagggacTCGAAGGCATTTCTTGACGTTTGTGGCGTCAAAGATGGGTCCAAAATATTGCTTGTGGAAGACCCAATTAGCCAAGAGAAGAGACTGCTAGAACTCAGAAAAAACGCCAAAATTCAAAAGGCTTCCAATTCCATTTCCCAAATCAGCTTGGATGTTGATAGACTCGCTGGCCAG GTTTCGGCCCTTGAATCCGTCATCGGCAAAGGCGGGAAAGTTGCTGAGAAAACCGTGTTGAGTTTGATTGAGTTGTTAATGGATCAGTTGATCAAGTTGGATGGTATTGTCGGGGATGGAGATGTGAAGTTACAGAGAAAAATGCAG GTGAGAAGAGTGCAGAAGTACGTTGAAACATTAGATATACTAAAGATCAAGAACGAAAAGCAAACCCCAGTTCAAGTTCAGCCTCGAAACTCCGATGGGTTGAAACAATTGCAACCCTCGACGGAGAATTCGTCGTCATCGGTGCATGAAAGGAAATCGACATCGGAAACAGTAGTTACGACGAGATGGGAGATATTCGACGCGATGCCACCATTGGTACCGACGTCTTCTTCAACTGCAATCTCGGCAgccaacaacaacaatcatGTTCATCCCAAGTTCAATTGGGAAttttttgattga